Proteins from a genomic interval of Campylobacter concisus:
- a CDS encoding transaldolase, whose amino-acid sequence MYDNEAKFSLWCDFIERNFLQSEFNSLSENNIINGATSNPAIFKTAFASPAYKKIIETSNKRHPKDLYEILATQDIKIAACKMLINYANGDDGFVSIEVDPNLSDDTAATIEEGIRLHNLISMPNVMIKIPATKDGYEAMSALMARGISVNATLIFSPDQAKNCLEAFKEGSKAYASRFMDTTMPKGVISVFVSRFDRKLDEVMATKSLPTGQIGIMNAANIYHLIEDFGLENVRTLFASTGVKGGSLRGDYYVRELMYKNSINTAPIETIKEFIKEKAEAKNVPSKENISSFFQIIKNNEIDINVVYKDLLSDGLKQFVSAFDDIMKSL is encoded by the coding sequence ATGTATGACAACGAAGCTAAATTCTCTCTTTGGTGTGATTTTATAGAGAGAAATTTTTTACAAAGCGAATTTAACTCTTTATCGGAAAATAATATTATAAACGGTGCTACAAGCAACCCAGCTATTTTTAAAACAGCGTTTGCTTCACCTGCTTATAAAAAGATCATAGAAACTAGCAATAAACGCCACCCAAAAGATCTTTATGAAATTTTAGCTACTCAAGATATAAAAATCGCCGCATGTAAAATGTTAATAAATTATGCAAACGGCGATGATGGCTTTGTAAGCATTGAGGTTGATCCAAATTTAAGCGACGATACAGCTGCAACGATAGAAGAAGGTATCAGGCTTCATAATCTAATATCAATGCCAAATGTTATGATAAAAATTCCAGCTACAAAAGATGGTTATGAGGCAATGAGCGCGCTTATGGCAAGAGGAATTAGCGTAAATGCAACGCTTATATTTTCGCCAGATCAGGCTAAAAACTGCCTTGAAGCATTTAAAGAAGGCAGTAAGGCTTATGCAAGTCGCTTTATGGATACTACTATGCCAAAAGGTGTGATAAGTGTTTTTGTAAGTAGATTTGATAGAAAGCTTGATGAGGTTATGGCTACAAAGAGCTTGCCAACGGGACAAATTGGCATAATGAATGCTGCGAATATATACCACCTGATTGAAGATTTTGGACTAGAAAATGTAAGAACACTTTTTGCAAGCACAGGCGTAAAAGGCGGTAGTTTAAGAGGGGATTATTACGTTAGAGAGCTAATGTATAAAAATTCTATAAATACAGCACCAATAGAGACGATAAAAGAATTTATAAAAGAAAAAGCAGAGGCAAAAAATGTACCTAGTAAAGAAAATATCTCAAGCTTTTTTCAGATTATAAAAAATAATGAGATAGATATAAATGTCGTTTATAAAGATTTATTAAGCGATGGCTTAAAGCAGTTTGTGTCAGCATTTGATGATATTATGAAATCACTTTAG
- the serB gene encoding phosphoserine phosphatase SerB, producing the protein MIKLCVFDFDSTIMDGETIDILAAANNASEEVANITKHSMNGELDFFESLTKRVKFLKGLPLLKVNEICRNLPIMPGAGELIEALKQKGIKVVVFSGGFHNATDVMQKKLNFDANFANILHHKDGILSGEVGGEMMFSSSKGDMIDCLCGLLNLGKDEIMCVGDGANDISMFRKCGLSIAFCAKDILKKEATHCVDVKDLREILKFIR; encoded by the coding sequence TTGATAAAACTTTGTGTTTTTGATTTTGACTCTACAATAATGGACGGCGAGACGATAGATATTCTCGCCGCCGCTAATAATGCTAGCGAAGAAGTAGCTAATATAACTAAGCATTCGATGAACGGTGAGCTTGATTTTTTTGAAAGTCTTACGAAAAGAGTAAAATTTTTAAAAGGATTGCCACTTTTAAAAGTAAATGAAATTTGCAGAAATTTACCCATAATGCCAGGAGCTGGCGAGCTAATAGAGGCTTTAAAGCAAAAAGGTATCAAAGTTGTGGTTTTTAGCGGTGGATTTCATAATGCAACCGATGTAATGCAAAAAAAGCTTAATTTTGATGCAAATTTTGCAAATATCTTGCATCATAAAGATGGAATTTTAAGTGGTGAAGTTGGCGGAGAGATGATGTTTAGTAGTTCAAAGGGAGATATGATTGACTGCTTGTGTGGACTATTAAATTTAGGCAAGGACGAGATAATGTGTGTTGGGGACGGGGCCAATGACATATCGATGTTTAGAAAGTGCGGCCTTAGCATTGCATTTTGTGCAAAAGATATCTTAAAAAAAGAAGCGACACATTGTGTTGATGTTAAAGATTTGCGTGAAATTTTAAAATTTATAAGGTAG
- a CDS encoding chemotaxis protein CheW, which yields MNNKLNQVLSKQKQQINGPELKNNEDIVQLVGFVVGEEEYAIPILNIQEIIKPIEYTRVPSVPDYVLGVFNLRGNVIPLIDLRKRFSLNVTKQSPSTRYIVMKDADNIAGFVIDRLTEAIRIDRNRIDPPPETLVKDKGMIYGIGKRDQNILTILKVESLLKRDF from the coding sequence ATGAACAATAAACTAAATCAAGTTTTAAGCAAACAAAAACAGCAAATAAATGGTCCTGAGTTAAAAAATAATGAGGATATAGTTCAGCTAGTAGGATTTGTTGTCGGTGAGGAAGAGTACGCAATACCTATTTTAAATATCCAAGAGATAATCAAACCTATTGAATATACACGTGTTCCTAGTGTACCTGATTATGTTCTTGGCGTATTTAATCTACGTGGAAATGTTATTCCGCTTATTGATTTGCGTAAGCGTTTTTCACTAAATGTCACAAAGCAAAGCCCGAGCACAAGATATATCGTTATGAAAGATGCGGATAATATCGCTGGCTTTGTGATAGACCGCTTGACGGAGGCTATCAGAATAGACCGTAACAGGATCGATCCGCCACCAGAGACTTTAGTAAAAGACAAAGGCATGATTTATGGTATCGGAAAGCGCGACCAAAATATCCTTACGATCTTGAAGGTCGAAAGCCTTTTAAAACGTGATTTTTAG